Proteins co-encoded in one Carassius carassius chromosome 35, fCarCar2.1, whole genome shotgun sequence genomic window:
- the LOC132116144 gene encoding class E basic helix-loop-helix protein 22-like, with product MDRRINLGGDIFHKTLSAVSSKKMDSFRPAAGIDLGSRDSQSPLSCFEQTDPDPVQPGGRAGTLGLPTGSLCVKYGESANRTSAAESSGGEQSQDDDSDGRCEMMLMTDGRTTVPGAKSEGGKKNKEQKVLRLNINARERRRMHDLNDALDELRAVIPYAHSPSVRKLSKIATLLLAKNYILMQAQALEEMRRLVAYLNQGQAISAASLPATTALTPGLSAYEQPAGYPFPAGVAASSCPDKCALFNSVTSSLCKQCTDKP from the coding sequence ATGGACAGGAGAATAAACTTGGGTGGTGACATTTTTCACAAAACTCTCAGCGCAGTCTCGAGCAAAAAGATGGACTCGTTCCGACCGGCTGCGGGTATTGATCTTGGTTCGCGGGACAGCCAGTCGCCCCTCAGCTGTTTTGAGCAGACCGACCCAGACCCGGTGCAGCCCGGCGGGCGAGCGGGCACGCTGGGGCTGCCCACCGGATCTTTGTGTGTGAAATACGGCGAAAGCGCAAACAGGACTTCGGCTGCGGAGAGCAGCGGCGGCGAACAGAGCCAAGACGATGACAGCGACGGCCGATGCGAGATGATGCTCATGACGGACGGGAGAACGACGGTGCCCGGTGCAAAGTCAGAGGGAGGTAAGAAAAACAAAGAGCAAAAAGTCCTGAGACTAAACATCAACGCCCGGGAGAGACGGAGAATGCACGATCTGAACGATGCGCTCGATGAGCTGCGCGCGGTCATCCCTTACGCGCACAGTCCGTCTGTACGGAAACTCTCCAAAATTGCCACCTTGCTCTTAGCCAAAAATTACATCCTCATGCAGGCACAGGCGCTGGAGGAGATGAGACGGCTGGTTGCGTATCTCAACCAAGGCCAGGCTATCTCTGCCGCCTCGCTGCCCGCGACCACAGCTCTCACGCCGGGGTTGAGCGCATACGAGCAGCCAGCTGGGTACCCGTTCCCTGCAGGAGTTGCAGCGTCCTCCTGTCCAGACAAATGTGCCCTTTTCAACAGTGTCACCTCCAGCCTCTGTAAGCAATGCACTGACAAGCCTTAA